One Leptolyngbya sp. SIO1E4 genomic window, TAGACTATCGGTTTTTGAGCCTGGGGCAGGAGCAGGAACAGACAGAGGTTCAAAAAACGCTAGATCTAGAGAAAGCAGAAGCGGCCAAACGCACTACTCGGCTGCAGCGCATTCTCTTGGGGATCACTTCAGGGGCATTAGTCATTGTTTCTCTGTTAGGCTTAACGGCTTTTCGGCAATATCGTCGGGCCATCAGCAGTGAGCAGAATGCTCGTTTGAGTGAACAAACCTCTCGCCTGAATGAAATTCGAGCCTTGATTTCATCGGCAGAAGGGCAGTTTGACTCTCACCATGAGCTAGAAGCTTTGATAGATGCGATTAAGGCCAAGCGTCGTCTGCAGGATCTAGAAACGACTGAGCCAGACTTGGAGACTGCAGCAAATAGCGTACTCAGCCAGATCGTCTATTGGATCACGGAACGCAATCGGCTGTCAGGCCACCAATCTGGGATTTTGGGAATAGCCTACAGCCCAGATGGGACGGTGATTGCGACGACTAGCGCTGATCAAACCATCAAGCTCTGGGCTCAGAATGGCAAACTTCTCCATACCTTAAGCCATAGTGCTTCACCCTATGGGGTTGCTTTTCATCCACTGCACCCCCTGCTGGCCGTTACTACACTGACGGGTGAGCTGACACTCTGGAACCTGGAAGATAACACCTTAATGCATGTCGTTCAGGCCCATGTTGGACCCGTGTGGGATATCGCCTTTGCCCCCAAGGCAGACTTTCTAGTGACGGGGGGATCCAATCAGCAAGTCAAGCTGTGGTCTCTAGACGGCACCCTCAACAAAACACTCTCAGGGCACCAAGATATTGTGATTCAGGTGGCTGTGAACCCAGCCGATCAAACCATTGCATCCGCCAGTCACGACCGTACAGTCAAAATTTGGACGCCTGATGGCCAGCTCCTGAGGGCTTTGCCAGCTACCCAAAATGTTTGGACTGTGGCATTTAGTTCCACAAGTGATTTACTGGCCCTGAGTGGGGATGATGCAGACATTCAACTGTGGCGAACTAATAAAGAGCACCATTTGACCCTGGAAGGCCATACTAAGCGGGTTGAACGGCTTGCCTTTATTCCGGACATGAATGCGATCGCATCGACAGGATTAGATCACACCGTTCGGATATGGGGGCAAGATGGCCTGACCTGGCGCGTTGTCCCAGTTGCAGAAGATGCCCGTAATTTAGCCTTGTCTCCAAATCAGCCCCATACCATGGTGACCTCTGGCTTCAAGAAGGTAGCCCAAATTAGACAGTGGGAAAATCCACTTCTCAAAACCGTCTTTCTAAACGATGAACCCTTTGATATTGCTGTGAGTCCCGACGGAAACAGGCTGATCTCGGGAGATAACTCTACCCTCCACATCTGGGATTCAGAGCGGCGTATCGTTGGCACGCTAGAAAAGGGCCAGGCTCGGCTACAAGGATTTGATTTCAGCTCCGATGGGCAAATGCTAGCAGCAGTGGGAGCCGACGGCACGGTGCAGCTTTGGACACCGGATGGTCGTTTTTTACGAGACCTAGAGGGCCTTGAGTTTATTGCCTTTGATGCAGCTTTTAGTCCCGACAGTCAGCAGATAGCGGTAACTGCCGAAGATGGCACAATTTCTATTTGGACAGTCGAGGGAGATCTTATCCATACTCTCCACAGTCATGAAGGACGAGGTCATCGGGTGATTTTTAGCCCCGATGGGCAGAAACTGATCTCCTCCGGCACGGATGGTACAGTTCAAATCTGGCAGGCAGATGGCACTCACCTCCGTAGCATTGATGCCCACAAGGGTGTGATTTTTGGTTTGTCTGTGAGTCCTGACGGAAAGTTCTTTGCGTCTGCTGGATCTGATCAAATCACCAAACTCTGGCGCTGGGATGGCACTTTGGTTAGAACCTTTGAGGGCCATACAAATCATATTTACGGGGTTGACTTTAGCCTTGATGGGCAGATGTTGGCTACCGCTAGTGATGATCAAACTATTATTCTCTGGTCTTTGGATGGGGAGAAAATTAAAACTCTCTACAGCCATGGCCGTGGGTTCAAAAGCGTGAAGTTTAGCCCCAGTGGGGAGCTTGTGACAGCGGCTGAAGATGGGACGATCACCCTGTGGAATCTAGAGGAGATTCTGGTGATGAATGAGCTGGAGTATGCCTGCAATTGGATTGCTGATTATTTAGAAAACAATGCAGAGGTGACGGAGGACGATCGCACCCTTTGCGAGGGCATCACGACCAATCCTTTCTGAATAAATCTGAATAAAAACTATGACCAACTATTATCAAATCGGCGGCAGTCTCGATTACAACGCCCCAACCTATATTGAACGACAAGCCGATAGAGACCTCTACACTGCCTTATTAGCGGGCGAGTTTTGCTACGTCTTTAACTCTCGTCAGATGGGCAAATCGTCACTGATGGTGCGCAGCTGGCACCGTCTACAGGCAGAGGGCCATCGCTGTGCAGTGGTAGATGTCACCAATATTGGCAGTGACCACATCACGCCCGAGCAATGGTACCGGGGCATGATGAGCACGCTGGCGCTGCAGTTTAATCTCCACACCCGCGACATTCGCAGCTGGTGGCAAGCGCACAGTCACCTGTCTTTAACCCAGATCCTGAGTCAGTTTATTGAAATGCTGCTGGCTCAGTGCCCCGAGCAGCGACTATTCATCTTTGTAGATGAGGTGGATAGTCTGTTAAATCTGCCCTTCTCGGTGGATGACTTTTTTGCCTTAATTCGCTTTTGCTACAACCGACGCACCATTGAGCCAGACTACAAACGATTGACCTTTGCCATCTTTGGGGTGGCGGCCCCAGCAGATTTGATTGCCGACAAACAACGCACACCCTTTAATATTGGTCGCGCCATTGTGCTGCATGGGTTTGACTTAGAAGAGGCTGCGCCTCTGGCTGCAGGATTAGAGATTCAAACCCCCAATACTCAAGCGATTTTGCAGGAAGTGCTGAACTGGACGGGGGGGCAACCCTTCTTGACCCAAAAGGTTTGCCAATTGTTGGTCACCTCTAGCCAGACGGCGGTGAATGAGCCGCTGAATGTGCCCCCCGGGATGGAAAAATTTTGGGTGGATAGTGTGGTGCGATCGCACATCATTGACCACTGGGAATCTCAAGATGAGCCGGAGCATTTGCGCACGATTCGCGATCGCCTGCTCTACGACGAGCGTCGCACGGGGCGCTTGCTGGGGATTTATCAGCGCTGGTTAGAAGGGCAGGTGATTGCCACCGATGACAGCCGAGATCAAATTGAGCTGCTGTTGAGTGGCCTGATGGTGCAACAAG contains:
- a CDS encoding AAA-like domain-containing protein, which encodes MANYYQIGGSLDYKAPTYIERQADRDLYTALLGGEFCYVFNSRQMGKSSLMVRSWHRLQAEGHRCAVVDVTNIGSDHITPEQWYRGMMSTLALQFNLHTRDIRSWWQAHSHLSLTQILSQFIEMLLAQCSEQRLFIFVDEVDSLLNLPFSVDDFFALIRFCYNRRTIEPDYKRLTFAIFGVATPADLIADKQRTPFNIGRAIVLNGFSLEDAMPLAQGLDLQTPNTQAILQEVLNWTGGQPFLTQKVCQLLVSFSQTAVNEPLKVPPGMEKFWVDSVVRSHIIDRWESQDEPEHLRTIRDRLLYDERRTGRLLGIYQRWLEGQVISADDSRDQIELLLSGVMVQQAGQLRSKNQIYEKVFDLAWVQRQLNALRPYAEAFDAWVASQQTDESRLLWGQALHDAQDWAQGKSLSDLDYRFLSLGQEQEQTEVQKTLDLEKAEAAKRTTRLQRILLGITSGALVIVSLLGLTAFRQYRRAISSEQNARLSEQTSRLNEIRALISSAEGQFDSHHELEALIDAIKAKRRLQDLETTEPDLETAANSVLSQIVYWITERNRLSGHQSGILGIAYSPDGTVIATTSADQTIKLWAQNGKLLHTLSHSASPYGVAFHPLHPLLAVTTLTGELTLWNLEDNTLMHVVQAHVGPVWDIAFAPKADFLVTGGSNQQVKLWSLDGTLNKTLSGHQDIVIQVAVNPADQTIASASHDRTVKIWTPDGQLLRALPATQNVWTVAFSSTSDLLALSGDDADIQLWRTNKEHHLTLEGHTKRVERLAFIPDMNAIASTGLDHTVRIWGQDGLTWRVVPVAEDARNLALSPNQPHTMVTSGFKKVAQIRQWENPLLKTVFLNDEPFDIAVSPDGNRLISGDNSTLHIWDSERRIVGTLEKGQARLQGFDFSSDGQMLAAVGADGTVQLWTPDGRFLRDLEGLEFIAFDAAFSPDSQQIAVTAEDGTISIWTVEGDLIHTLHSHEGRGHRVIFSPDGQKLISSGTDGTVQIWQADGTHLRSIDAHKGVIFGLSVSPDGKFFASAGSDQITKLWRWDGTLVRTFEGHTNHIYGVDFSLDGQMLATASDDQTIILWSLDGEKIKTLYSHGRGFKSVKFSPSGELVTAAEDGTITLWNLEEILVMNELEYACNWIADYLENNAEVTEDDRTLCEGITTNPF